TAGTGAACATAGTTCAAACCTGCTCGGTAAAGCTCGCTGGAAGGATCGTCGATTGACAAATCGGtagttgtatcgatcgacggtctgaaaggtgtatcgatcgacattccaatCGAATTGTCGATCAACACTTTCTACAGATCAACATGCGAGAGTTGAGATCTTAGATCTAGTGATAGATAATCTAGACATGCAAGAGCTGGTAGATTATTGCTATTGTTTGAGTTCTTGTGCATCCAACAAACATCTTATgcatctatatcattataatcctaatttcctgaatagaaaccctagatctagcaaaccatcattccatcaaacaactctctgccaagctgaacaattgtcttgttcaacttgtttactatttatttactgctttataaactattagcctagcttaatcactatttagatctaattggtttcctagctccttgtaaattcgatccctaagtactacaactcggcctcttatttgagagagtataaatcactccttagggtaatttgagtgatatcaaattgaTCAGAGATAGAAACTTTTTGGAGTTACAGCCACAGAGATCTGACAGTTGGATTTGGAAGAGTCTCTGTAACTTGAGGCATATTGCTCGACCTATGATAATATGCGAAGTAGGCAATGGAAATTCAGCTCGTTTCTGGCACAACAACTGGACATCTCATGGCCCCTTGATTGACTTAACGGGACCTAGAGGGCCAGAAGTCACTGGTCTTCATGTGGATGCGGTTGTTGCGGAAGCGTTGCGTGACGGGAATTGGTGGTTAAGTAGGAGTAGAAGCAGAAATAGACTAATCACCATGATTCGTGATAGTCTACCAGATGCAAATCCTATTTCCTCATCTGAAGTGGACGATATATACTTGTGGAAGCCAGGGAACAGAGTTGCATCAATCTCTTTCTCCACTGCGGATACTTGGGACGCAAGGAGAGCCAGTTTTCAGGCATAGGCAGGTTTTGTTTCAAGGGAGGATTCCGAAACACGCCTTTATAACCTGGGTGATTGCTCAAAACAGATTGGGGACACGAGATAGAATGAAGAGTTGGGGATTGCAGGTGCCACCAACGTGCATTTTATGCAACAAGGCGGCTGAGACAAGAAAACACCCTTTCTTCGACTGTAGCTACAGCTCAGAGGTATGGGTGTTCTTTTGCTCTAGGTTGAGTATAAACCCTCCTGTTCTGTTCGAAGATGGGCTAAGATGGTTAAGGAATCCTTCCCCTGAAGAGTTTGTGAAGTTGATAGTAAAgcttgtgtatcaagcc
The window above is part of the Brassica napus cultivar Da-Ae chromosome C8, Da-Ae, whole genome shotgun sequence genome. Proteins encoded here:
- the LOC125591863 gene encoding uncharacterized protein LOC125591863, coding for MIICEVGNGNSARFWHNNWTSHGPLIDLTGPRGPEVTGLHVDAVVAEALRDGNWWLSRSRSRNRLITMIRDSLPDANPISSSEVDDIYLWKPGNRVASISFSTADTWDARRASFQVPPTCILCNKAAETRKHPFFDCSYSSEVWVFFCSRLSINPPVLFEDGLRWLRNPSPEEFVKLIVKLVYQAALYSIWKERNARIHNQISHPAQAVILEMKQTVQARLDPLSRAHNSRRTDITLLGTWFSFF